The Synechococcus sp. WH 8101 sequence CCGATGCCGGCAAGCGGCGCGAGCGACCATGGCGCCCACGGCAGCCATGGCCATGACGTTGGCCCCGCCGGAAGCACCTACGACCTGCGCTGGATCGACGCGATGGTGCAGCACCACACCGGCGCCCTTCGCATGAGTGAATTCGTGTTCAACGTCGGCTCCCCGGGAGTGGGGGCTCTGGCGAACACCATCTGGAGCGATCAAGCCCGCGAGATCAAGGCGATGGGGCAATGGCGCAAAGCTTGGTATCCCCAGGCGCCTGTGTATCCGGTGACGCTGCCGCCGGGCGGCGACCCCAACAGCTTGGCGGCGCTCAGGCGCATGTCTGCCGCGCAGATCGCGGCGATGCAGATGGCGGGAACGGCACCGAGCCCCGACACACGGGTGACTTGGTTCCTCGAGGGAATGCTCGAGCACCACGGCGGGGCGCTGCAGATGGCCCACGACGCCCTGGACAAGAGCACCACCCCCACCATCCGCCGCCTGGCGCGGGAGATCATCGTGGCCCAGCGCCGCGAAATCATTGAGCTGCGGCGCATGCTCCGCCACGACGGGCTCAACAAGCCCGCCTACTACCAGTACGACGCGCTTTTTTCCCTGTGAATCAGCACGTGCTTCACCGTTTCAGCCTCGCCGCTGTGGCCATTGGCATGGCGTTGCTACTGGGCCCCGAGGCCGGCTGGTCCCACAGCAGAGGTCTGTACGCCACCCAGGCGGAGGCTGAGCAGCGCGCCAAGCAACTGGGCTGCAAGGGCGTGCATCAGAACAACGGTCAGTGGATGCCCTGCAGCAATGAGTCGATGTTGCATAAGGAACTGCGAGAGGAATGAAGCCTGTGTCTCGCGCTCGCAGGCTGCATCGGCTTCTGGTTCCCCTGGCCGCTGCGCCTCTGCTGCTCACTGCGGCCAGCGGATCGCTCTACAGCCTGTTGCTCGAGCAGGGGGTGGATGCCTTCTGGCTGCTCAAGATCCACACGGGCCGCTTTGGACCGGTGAATCTCCAGCCCTACTACTCGATCCTGTTGGGCCTGGCCACGCTGGTGGTGATCGTCTCCGGGGTGGTGCTTCTGCTGCCGCGCCCGCGGAGCTCGGTGCGCTGACGGCAACCGCAGGGTCTGTATCAGCGCCTCTGCAACATTGCCTCCCCAAGAAGCACGCTGACAGAAGGCCCCTGCTCCAACAGTCTTCACCCAACCGTGGGCGGGTCGTTCAGCCGGGCATGACGAGGAAGGGCATCACAGCCGCCTCCACCTGTGCGCCTGACTGATCGACACTCCATCTGCACCGCCACAGGTGCCCCAGGAGAACCAACTACCCCACACCTGGTACGTCCGACCCCAGGCGCCAACGCCAGCAGCTTCGACAAGCCACAGCCATTGGAATGTTGATTGACTCATGACCCCTGGGCTGCGCCTGGGGGGGGTGATGGGCGCGCCGGCATCAGCTCACCGCAGGCACGCGGGCCACATACACGCCGTAACTGAAGAGGGATCTGAACTTTCTGTACAGAGCGATTTCTACCTCCATGTCGGCGACCACAGCACGTGCTTCGGCTGAGTGGTTGTTGCGCTCGAGGTAGGCCGCGAAGCGCTCCTGCATCGGCATGTAGAAGTGATCGATCCAGCAGTCTTCTGGAAGCGCAAAGTAGGCCTCCGGCGCATATCCAAGCTGCTCCAGAACGGCTAACTTCTCAGAAGCCAGGCCAATCTCGGGGTATTCCGTCTCCCAGTGCTGGCTGAGTTCGGCGGGCCGCTCAGCGGTGAGCCAGGTGATTTCCGAGACCACAAGCCATCCGCCGGGCTTGAGATAGCGCTTCCAGGTACGCGCACCTTCGGCAAAGCCGATGTTGTAGATCGCTCCCTCCGACCAGATCACATCCAGCGATTTGTTCTCGAAGGGAAGCGCATCGATGCTGCAACAGAGGGTCTCAATTTGATCACTAATACCTCGTTCTCGAGAGCGGCTTATAAGCGTATCGAGAAAGGGTTGCAGGAAATCAACGGCGATCACTTTGGCGTTGAGTTCTTCCGCTAGCACCATCGCTGATGCGCCGGTGCCGCAGCCAAGATCTGCAATCTGCAAGGGATGCTCTCGGTTCAGTCCCGTTAGCTGCAGGGCTTTTTTGGTGCAGGCGTCGCTTCCCGGTCCCTGACGCTCGCCATCCACATGGAGATCGATCAACAGGCTCAGATCATCCAAGGGGGGATCAATCGCTCTCTGCAATTGTAGTCCGCCATAGCAAGCGCTATTGAGACTGGTGGCTGCCTACTCAGGTGTGCAGCAAAAAGCCCCAGGCCTGAGCCTGGGGCATGGGAGAGCCGGTGTCTGGAGTCCAGGCGTCAACCCTTGGTGGCTCTGACCTCCCAGAATGCCGCGCCGAGGCTGTAACTGGCGAGACCGCTCTGTTGTTCATAGCTCTGGCGTGCCTTGAGCTGGCACTCGATCTCCTTGCAGTCGATGGAATAACGCCACTGCTTGCGGCCGGGGCGGCGGTTGAGCACCAGGTCCGGGGTGATCTGATAGCCGTTGCCGTCTTTACCGGCAGGCATGCAGGTGAGCAGGTCGCCGCGCAGGTGGGCCAGGCGCAGCTGCTCGTTCAGTTCCTTCTGCTCGGAAGCCAGGAGGTCCTGCTGCTGCTTGACCTCAAGCAGGCGACTGACGCAGCTGGTGATGGCATCGGCGGAGAAGCGCGGGTCGTCTGCACCGGCACCGGCCGGGAGAACACCTGCAGTCGCAAGAAGCAACAGGGCCTCGGGGGTTCCCGGTGCCGGTTCGCCGAGTGCGGCGGGAGCAGTGGTCGTGACGGTTGCGGTCATGTGCGTGTGTGAGGTGTGAGCGAGTGGACGTGGCCTGAATTGCAAGGGGCCCCTGGCCCCCCACTGGCCCCTCAGACGCCGAGGGCCTGGATCTGGTTGAGGGCCTCGATGAGTTCGTTGCGGCGCAGGCGTTCGATGGCGGAGGGCAGGGAGGTGCGATCGATCGGGTAGCTGCGCAGCAGGGAGCGGAGTTCGACCACCGAGAGCTCATCCCAGAGGGGCGAGAGGTTTACCGGGCAGCAGGGGGCTGGCTTGGTGGTGCTCCGGGTGGGGACCTCCTCCATCCAGGGCTCTGCCGCCGCGGCGGTGGGCTGGTTGATCGGGAATTGCTGGCTGAGCTGGCTCACCAGTTGGGTCAGCCCTGTGATCGCCTGTAGGAGTGCGCTCTGGAGCTCGGTGGCGGCCAGCTCAGTGCTGAGCTGGGCAGTGGCGCAGGTGCCGATGGCACCGGTGGTGGTGGAAACGGTCATCAGACAACAACCTGGAAAACGACAGAAGGGGTGTGGAGCTTGCGCTCGCTCTTGGGGCAGTAGGCCTCCCATTCGGCGGCAAAGGGATAGGGCGTGATGCCGGTGACGTCCTGGAGGTCGACCTTCATCCCATCGATGGCGCCAGAGCCTTTGGCATCTGTGCCTTTGGCACCGGTGACGATGTGGATGTTCTGCGCGGCCTTGCTGCAGAAGTTCAGACCGGCTTCTGAGTAGGCGTTGCTGCCCACCAACGAGGCATTGCGGGCGTGGTAGTCGCCGATGGCGCTGGCGTGCAGGTGGCCAAAGAGCGTGTAGTCGACCGTGATGCCCTGGGCGGCGTACTTGCCGCTGATCTCTTGCACCGATTTCTGCACATTGGCGCCGATCTGATGGCCGTGCAGGCAGAGGAAGGTGCGGCCCATCACTTCAAAGAGGAGCTCATTGGCCTGGAAGCCGCAGAACTGGATGCCATCGGCGCCGTCAAAGCCGCGTTTGAGGATCTCGTAGATCATCAGGTCGTAGCTGTCGGTGGCGAGTGCATCGCTCCAGCCCAGCTCCTTGCTGACGCGGCTTTCATTGCCGGTGATGCCATAGACCTCCAGCTCGAACTGCTCGCGTAGATCGAGCAGAAACGCCCGCAGGATGTCCACCGCCAGCAGCGTCGCGCGTGAGCGGTTGGTGCTGTTGGAGAGCAGCTCATCCAGGCGCCGGTCGCTATTGAGAAAATCCCCAAGACAGGCGACGACGACTTTGCGGGCGCCGTAGCTCTGGCCCAATTGCTTGACGCGCTGGGCAAGCTTGGCGAGGCGCTGCGCCGCCACAGTGAAGTCGTAGCGATTGGAGGGCAGCTCGACCCGTTCGTTGAAGTGCAGATCGCTCAGTTGCACGATCAACACCGCGTCGCCGCCCTCGGGGATGCGATTGAGCGTGACGCCCTGGGTAAAGCCCCGTTCATCCAGGAGGGAGCAGAGCTCGCGGGTGTAGGCGGTGACGGCGTTCTCGATGCGGGCGTGCTCGCGGAAGGCCTTGCGCTCGATCCGGTTGGTGTCGGCCTGGGCCTGGCGGGCCTTGGCGAGGCGCACATTGAACTGGAGCAGTTCGCGGTCTTGCCCTTGATCGGGGACGGGGCAGCGGCCGGGGAGATGCCTGGTGTGCCGGCGGCGGTTGCGGTTGTGGTGTGCTCTGGAACCCATAGGGAGAATCGGCTGCGGGAGGCTATTGGCATCGGCCCTGTTCCATGGCCGCGGGGGTTGGTTTCGTGTCAGGCGATTCAGTCGCGCAGAACGTCGTGCAGCGGTAAGGGCCGTTGGCTGCAGGCAGTGCGGCAGTCGAGCCAACGTTCCAGGGGGACCTGGAGTTGCTCCGCGATCTGCTGATCTGAGAGTCCGAGGGCAACGTGCCGGCGCGCTTTGATC is a genomic window containing:
- a CDS encoding DUF305 domain-containing protein, coding for MRLLLALAAFAPLLAPPVLAQSGHEHHDHGQHAMPMPASGASDHGAHGSHGHDVGPAGSTYDLRWIDAMVQHHTGALRMSEFVFNVGSPGVGALANTIWSDQAREIKAMGQWRKAWYPQAPVYPVTLPPGGDPNSLAALRRMSAAQIAAMQMAGTAPSPDTRVTWFLEGMLEHHGGALQMAHDALDKSTTPTIRRLAREIIVAQRREIIELRRMLRHDGLNKPAYYQYDALFSL
- a CDS encoding DUF3721 domain-containing protein → MLHRFSLAAVAIGMALLLGPEAGWSHSRGLYATQAEAEQRAKQLGCKGVHQNNGQWMPCSNESMLHKELREE
- a CDS encoding class I SAM-dependent methyltransferase, whose product is MDDLSLLIDLHVDGERQGPGSDACTKKALQLTGLNREHPLQIADLGCGTGASAMVLAEELNAKVIAVDFLQPFLDTLISRSRERGISDQIETLCCSIDALPFENKSLDVIWSEGAIYNIGFAEGARTWKRYLKPGGWLVVSEITWLTAERPAELSQHWETEYPEIGLASEKLAVLEQLGYAPEAYFALPEDCWIDHFYMPMQERFAAYLERNNHSAEARAVVADMEVEIALYRKFRSLFSYGVYVARVPAVS